One stretch of Chlamydia abortus DNA includes these proteins:
- a CDS encoding queuosine precursor transporter: MHNEMIFIAQTLFVVLAGIFFSSKSTGWLTGWLATLSVIMNVFVLKQIVLCGLEITSADVYMIGILSCLNFSREVYGQSKVNEAMVGSWVITIAFLLLTQFHLALKPSPNDTSQNHFIALFSPTLRLTLASLVTVILVQIIDLKLFSYLKTLFKDKAFGTRSAISLVSSQILDTLLFSFLGLYGIVANLTHVILFSLITKICVIAMSVPIVVFGKHLRKRNAT; the protein is encoded by the coding sequence GTGCATAATGAAATGATCTTCATAGCACAAACCCTTTTTGTTGTGCTTGCAGGGATATTTTTTTCTTCTAAAAGTACAGGCTGGCTAACAGGCTGGTTGGCTACCCTATCAGTAATTATGAACGTTTTTGTATTAAAACAAATCGTTCTATGCGGCCTAGAAATTACCTCGGCTGATGTTTATATGATTGGTATCTTGTCTTGTTTAAATTTCTCTAGAGAAGTTTACGGACAAAGTAAAGTAAATGAAGCTATGGTTGGCTCGTGGGTAATCACTATAGCCTTTCTTCTTTTAACCCAGTTCCATCTTGCACTGAAGCCTTCTCCTAACGATACTAGCCAAAACCATTTTATCGCGCTGTTCTCACCCACACTACGATTAACCCTAGCTTCTTTAGTGACCGTAATCCTCGTACAAATTATAGATCTGAAACTCTTTTCCTACCTAAAAACCCTGTTTAAAGATAAAGCATTCGGAACCAGATCAGCCATATCTTTAGTTTCTTCTCAAATCCTGGATACCTTGCTATTTTCTTTTCTAGGCCTCTACGGGATCGTAGCGAACCTTACTCATGTCATTCTATTTTCTTTAATTACCAAAATCTGTGTCATCGCCATGTCTGTCCCCATTGTGGTCTTTGGTAAACACCTTAGAAAGCGCAACGCTACCTAA
- the tgt gene encoding tRNA guanosine(34) transglycosylase Tgt, which produces MALKFHVLHQSKKSRARVGRIETAHGIIDTPAFVPVATNGALKGVVDHSNIQLMFCNTYHLLVHPGTEAIAAMGGLHKFIHRNSPIITDSGGFQIFSLAYGSVAEEIKSCGKKKGSSSILEVTDEGVWFKSYRDGSKLFLSPEVSVQAQKDLGADIIIPLDELLPFHSDTTYFLSSCARTYVWEKRSLDYHKKDPRHQSMYGVIHGGIDPKQRKIGCAFVEDHPFDGFAIGGSLGRNLNEMVPIVDITTSYLSKDRPVHLLGIGDLPSIQATIGFGIDSFDSSYPTKAARHGLILSSQGPIKIANQAYTNDLSPIDPECTCLTCTSKISRAYLRHLFKVHEPNASIWASIHNLHYMQEFMKNIREQILHDRI; this is translated from the coding sequence GTGGCATTAAAATTTCATGTCCTCCATCAATCTAAAAAATCTCGAGCACGTGTCGGCAGAATAGAAACTGCTCATGGCATTATCGATACCCCAGCTTTTGTTCCTGTAGCGACAAATGGCGCTCTGAAAGGTGTTGTAGACCACAGCAATATCCAATTAATGTTTTGCAATACCTACCACCTTCTGGTCCACCCTGGCACAGAAGCTATCGCCGCTATGGGAGGCCTGCATAAGTTTATTCATAGAAATTCCCCTATAATCACAGATTCTGGAGGATTCCAAATCTTTAGCCTGGCTTATGGCTCCGTTGCCGAAGAAATCAAAAGCTGTGGGAAAAAAAAAGGCTCGTCATCCATCTTAGAAGTTACTGATGAGGGAGTTTGGTTTAAATCTTACCGAGATGGTAGTAAGCTCTTCTTATCCCCAGAAGTTTCTGTACAAGCACAAAAAGACCTGGGTGCCGATATCATCATTCCTCTAGATGAGCTTTTACCCTTTCACTCCGACACAACATATTTCCTATCTTCCTGTGCACGAACCTACGTATGGGAAAAACGCTCCTTAGATTACCATAAAAAAGACCCAAGACATCAATCTATGTATGGTGTGATTCACGGCGGTATAGATCCCAAACAAAGAAAAATTGGTTGCGCCTTTGTTGAAGATCACCCTTTTGACGGATTTGCCATTGGGGGAAGCTTAGGAAGAAATCTCAACGAAATGGTCCCTATTGTTGATATAACAACTTCTTACTTATCCAAAGACCGTCCCGTACATCTTTTAGGCATAGGAGACCTTCCCTCTATACAGGCAACTATTGGTTTTGGTATAGATTCTTTCGATAGTTCCTATCCAACTAAAGCCGCACGACACGGATTAATCCTGTCTTCTCAAGGCCCTATCAAAATCGCCAACCAGGCGTATACTAACGATCTCTCTCCTATAGATCCAGAGTGCACGTGCCTCACATGCACCTCTAAGATCTCTAGAGCTTATCTGCGACATCTTTTCAAAGTTCACGAGCCTAATGCAAGCATTTGGGCCTCCATCCATAATCTTCACTACATGCAAGAATTTATGAAAAATATCCGCGAACAAATTTTACATGATAGGATTTAG